One region of Baekduia soli genomic DNA includes:
- the cas1 gene encoding CRISPR-associated endonuclease Cas1, whose amino-acid sequence MDGDTPPTERPEHGVIVAAGYGLRLYVRGGHLIVHDGVGRQHRTRRYHRAISKLRRVVVIGHDGYITLEAMRWIRDIGAAFVQVDRDANLIALSAPARHHESALRRAQVLAGEQRTGRQATVDLLRAKLELQAQIAERLSRLKATVRIKDAHPITVAAAIRESAESMHADLSYAVLRQLESAAGRNYWQTWARVSVEFDPGWDKRIPDHWREAGPRTSAAENKGRGRKATTPVHAMLNYTYAILETEATIAAHKLGFDPSLGLMHTDKRYRGSLATDLMEPARPAADLLVLDFLECQPLRRGDVRETREGVVRIGAPLARQLAAHSSSLLAAVAPHAEQLARTLLGRSDHPTPLTRRRHAAAIAQTRSDTRTATRSEGSIQT is encoded by the coding sequence ATGGACGGCGACACTCCCCCGACCGAGCGGCCCGAACATGGCGTCATCGTCGCTGCGGGCTATGGTCTCAGGCTCTACGTTCGGGGCGGCCACCTCATCGTCCACGATGGAGTGGGACGTCAACACCGCACCCGGCGATATCACCGGGCAATCAGCAAGCTCAGGCGTGTCGTCGTCATCGGCCACGACGGCTACATCACCCTCGAGGCCATGCGCTGGATAAGAGACATCGGAGCCGCCTTTGTCCAGGTTGACCGCGACGCCAACCTCATCGCGCTCAGCGCGCCCGCCCGCCACCACGAGTCCGCGCTGCGCCGCGCACAGGTCCTTGCTGGCGAGCAGCGGACCGGTCGCCAGGCGACCGTCGACCTCCTGAGGGCCAAACTCGAGTTGCAGGCTCAGATCGCCGAGCGCCTCTCCCGTCTCAAGGCCACGGTCCGGATCAAGGACGCACACCCCATCACGGTGGCGGCGGCAATCCGAGAGAGCGCAGAGTCTATGCACGCCGATCTCAGCTACGCGGTGCTCCGTCAGCTTGAGTCAGCGGCCGGCCGCAACTACTGGCAGACGTGGGCTCGCGTTTCGGTCGAGTTCGATCCGGGTTGGGACAAACGGATCCCCGATCACTGGCGTGAGGCCGGCCCACGAACCTCCGCCGCAGAAAACAAAGGTCGGGGGCGCAAGGCAACGACCCCTGTTCACGCGATGCTCAACTACACCTACGCGATCCTTGAGACCGAAGCGACGATCGCGGCACACAAGCTCGGCTTCGATCCGAGCCTCGGCCTGATGCACACAGACAAGCGATACCGAGGCTCACTAGCGACCGACCTGATGGAGCCCGCGCGACCCGCCGCAGACCTACTTGTGCTCGATTTCCTAGAGTGTCAGCCGCTTCGGCGCGGCGATGTCAGAGAGACGCGAGAAGGTGTCGTCCGTATCGGAGCGCCGCTCGCTCGACAGCTCGCCGCACACTCGAGCTCGCTTTTGGCCGCGGTGGCCCCGCACGCCGAACAACTCGCGCGGACGCTGCTTGGCCGGTCTGATCACCCCACACCGCTGACCCGTCGCCGCCACGCCGCAGCGATCGCGCAGACACGATCTGACACCCGCACAGCCACACGATCCGAAGGTAGCATCCAAACATGA
- a CDS encoding ATP-binding protein, translating to MAVIPGPGAAVVRADALRVAQATSNVVANAIEHGGGLVEIRTRTVGDRVRVEVTDGGPGLPAAVAELAGRPRAGRGRRGRGLAIAAGVAARNGGRLRALPSPRGARVALEFPVAGTRP from the coding sequence GTGGCGGTCATCCCGGGTCCCGGGGCCGCGGTCGTCCGCGCCGACGCGCTCCGGGTGGCCCAGGCCACGTCCAACGTGGTGGCCAACGCGATCGAGCACGGCGGCGGCCTGGTCGAGATCCGCACCCGCACCGTCGGCGACCGGGTCCGCGTCGAGGTCACCGACGGCGGCCCGGGGCTCCCGGCGGCCGTGGCCGAGCTGGCCGGGCGCCCGCGTGCGGGCCGCGGGCGGCGCGGGCGCGGCCTGGCGATCGCCGCCGGCGTCGCGGCCCGCAACGGCGGCCGGCTCCGCGCCCTGCCGTCGCCGCGCGGCGCTCGCGTGGCGCTCGAGTTCCCGGTCGCCGGGACGCGGCCGTGA
- the cpaB gene encoding Flp pilus assembly protein CpaB, which yields MTRRRRAALLLGVAIVLGTLAASDVSGRERALSRSLGPTVPVVVARVAIAAGDPLDARRLALRRVPARYAPASAYASVPALAGARAAVALRPGEDVGPAVVDDGAQAAGAPVRPGERVAEIVAHGSPELVRPGGRVDVLVTRQGGDGSGSTTLALQDAEVLAAAPAAVEGQDAASGGPSVAVSLRVTLRQAVYLAAAQAFARELRILPRAAGDHRRSAAATTVGTALG from the coding sequence GTGACGCGCCGGCGCCGCGCCGCGCTCCTGCTGGGCGTCGCCATCGTCCTCGGCACCCTGGCGGCCTCCGACGTCTCGGGCCGCGAGCGGGCGCTGTCGCGGTCGCTGGGCCCGACGGTGCCCGTGGTCGTCGCCCGGGTGGCGATCGCGGCGGGCGACCCGCTCGACGCCCGCCGCCTCGCGCTGCGCCGCGTGCCCGCCCGCTACGCGCCGGCGTCGGCCTACGCGTCGGTGCCGGCGCTGGCCGGTGCCCGCGCCGCGGTGGCCCTGCGGCCGGGCGAGGACGTGGGCCCCGCGGTGGTCGACGACGGTGCGCAGGCCGCCGGGGCCCCCGTGCGCCCGGGCGAGCGCGTGGCCGAGATCGTGGCCCACGGCTCGCCCGAGCTGGTGCGGCCCGGCGGCCGCGTCGACGTGCTCGTCACCCGCCAGGGCGGAGACGGATCGGGCTCGACGACGCTGGCCCTCCAGGACGCCGAGGTGCTGGCCGCGGCACCCGCCGCCGTCGAGGGCCAGGACGCCGCGAGCGGCGGGCCCAGCGTGGCCGTGTCACTGCGGGTCACGCTGCGCCAGGCCGTGTACCTGGCCGCCGCGCAGGCCTTCGCGCGCGAGCTGCGGATCCTGCCGCGGGCGGCCGGCGACCACCGCCGCAGCGCCGCGGCGACGACCGTCGGGACGGCCCTCGGGTGA
- a CDS encoding IPT/TIG domain-containing protein, with protein MAASVLAPTAANAATYPKVSSVAPLKLAVGDLLTIKGSGFRAGAWKTTVVFQRDGKPAVFVKARSASATKITVRLPEKLGVFLRTSNLVPVATKFKLRVLTTRFSRTWTSDRLSPSVAPRAGAPGTTGITGTTGITGTAGGTGSSLTGTPAGTPAAALSAYQVCERDAASSPDVDADGDGLTNAVELAAKTDPCLADTDGDGIVDGYEYFSAVDLNGNAVPYPGKRPWPNPLDPTDSNFDFDGDGLTMSQEYQLWQFTGAHFPLTAYSDGKQATAGSHPVTTPAEHNLDLDGNGYLTDDELDADNDGLSNMVEYNSTGTQVWWNSVKWYRPHPDSPPSAGSKPDYTEKPYSIRAFSQTSPVDADTDGDGIPDGADDQDNDGWSNFWEMQIGRTRVPYGSGLSTPYRVHPFNPCLPDPHALTCSRWLPLDSDPWPPFDGTQQIGDALPFGFDYASMDPSVVYTGSMASESPLTFVGPWDGRHGNPN; from the coding sequence GTGGCCGCCAGCGTCCTGGCTCCCACGGCTGCCAACGCCGCGACGTACCCGAAGGTCTCGAGCGTCGCGCCGCTCAAGCTCGCCGTCGGCGATCTCCTGACGATCAAGGGCAGCGGGTTCCGCGCCGGGGCCTGGAAGACGACCGTCGTCTTCCAGCGCGACGGCAAGCCCGCCGTGTTCGTGAAGGCCAGGAGCGCCAGCGCGACGAAGATCACGGTGCGCCTGCCCGAGAAGCTCGGCGTGTTCCTCAGGACGAGCAACCTCGTGCCGGTCGCGACGAAGTTCAAGCTCCGCGTCCTGACGACCCGCTTCTCCAGGACCTGGACCTCGGACAGGCTCTCGCCGTCCGTCGCGCCCAGGGCCGGCGCCCCGGGGACGACGGGCATCACCGGCACGACGGGCATCACCGGCACGGCCGGCGGCACCGGCTCGAGCCTGACCGGCACGCCCGCCGGGACCCCGGCCGCGGCGCTCTCGGCCTACCAGGTGTGCGAGCGCGACGCCGCCTCGAGCCCCGACGTCGACGCCGACGGCGACGGCCTCACCAACGCGGTCGAGCTCGCCGCCAAGACCGACCCCTGCCTCGCCGACACCGACGGCGACGGCATCGTGGACGGCTACGAGTACTTCTCGGCGGTCGACCTCAACGGCAACGCGGTGCCCTACCCGGGCAAGCGACCGTGGCCCAACCCGCTCGATCCCACCGACTCCAACTTCGACTTCGACGGCGACGGCCTGACCATGAGCCAGGAGTACCAGCTCTGGCAGTTCACCGGCGCGCACTTCCCGCTGACCGCCTACAGCGACGGCAAGCAGGCCACGGCGGGCAGCCATCCGGTCACCACGCCGGCCGAGCACAACCTCGACCTCGACGGCAACGGCTACCTCACCGACGACGAGCTGGACGCCGACAACGACGGCCTCTCCAACATGGTGGAGTACAACTCCACCGGCACGCAGGTCTGGTGGAACTCGGTCAAGTGGTACAGGCCGCATCCCGACTCCCCGCCCTCCGCCGGCTCCAAGCCCGACTACACCGAGAAGCCCTACTCGATCCGCGCCTTCTCGCAGACGAGCCCGGTCGACGCCGACACCGACGGCGACGGCATCCCCGACGGCGCCGACGACCAGGACAACGACGGCTGGTCGAACTTCTGGGAGATGCAGATCGGCCGCACCCGCGTGCCGTACGGCTCGGGGCTCAGCACGCCCTACCGCGTGCACCCGTTCAACCCCTGCCTGCCGGACCCGCACGCGCTGACCTGCAGCCGCTGGCTCCCGCTCGACAGCGACCCGTGGCCTCCGTTCGACGGCACGCAGCAGATCGGCGACGCGCTGCCCTTCGGCTTCGACTACGCGAGCATGGATCCGTCGGTCGTCTACACGGGCTCGATGGCAAGCGAGTCGCCGCTGACCTTCGTCGGCCCGTGGGACGGACGCCACGGCAACCCGAACTGA
- a CDS encoding ATPase, T2SS/T4P/T4SS family encodes MDPALEDLASRLRDRLLAEAGDAGPPASLPERIRALVDREAGLLDAATRELLVAGIARRSFGLGPLEPLLADPDVDEIMVNGAGGPGTVWVERAGRLEPTAVAFADEAQLRHAIERILAPVGRRVDEAEPLADARLADRTCRMRRS; translated from the coding sequence GTGGACCCTGCGCTCGAAGACCTCGCCTCCCGCCTCCGCGACCGCCTCCTGGCCGAGGCCGGGGACGCGGGCCCGCCCGCCTCGCTGCCCGAGCGCATCCGCGCCCTGGTCGACCGCGAGGCCGGCCTGCTGGACGCGGCCACCCGCGAGCTGCTCGTCGCGGGCATCGCCCGGCGGTCGTTCGGGCTCGGCCCGCTCGAGCCGCTGCTCGCCGATCCCGACGTCGACGAGATCATGGTCAACGGGGCCGGCGGCCCGGGAACCGTCTGGGTCGAGCGCGCCGGCCGGCTCGAGCCCACCGCGGTCGCCTTCGCCGACGAGGCCCAGCTGCGCCACGCCATCGAGCGGATCCTCGCGCCGGTCGGCCGTCGCGTCGACGAGGCCGAGCCGCTGGCCGACGCGCGCCTGGCCGATAGGACTTGCCGCATGCGTCGGTCGTAG
- a CDS encoding ATP-binding protein: MANSGTWRFSAEACELRGARTAVGQFAASHGVQDVDAVRLAVSEAVTNVILHAYRDDDRPGECLVSAWRDPEDGLVVWVCDDGQGMRPRPDSPGVGAGLPLIASVVQSLQVERRPTGGTRIMMSFAAG; the protein is encoded by the coding sequence ATGGCGAATTCCGGCACGTGGCGGTTCTCCGCAGAGGCGTGCGAGCTTCGCGGCGCCCGAACAGCCGTCGGGCAGTTTGCGGCATCTCACGGAGTCCAGGACGTCGACGCTGTGCGATTGGCGGTCTCCGAGGCGGTCACTAACGTGATCTTGCACGCGTATCGTGATGACGACCGACCGGGCGAATGCTTGGTCAGTGCGTGGCGCGACCCTGAGGATGGCCTCGTCGTCTGGGTCTGTGACGACGGACAGGGTATGCGACCTCGCCCCGATAGCCCAGGCGTAGGCGCGGGGCTCCCGCTGATCGCCTCAGTAGTCCAGAGCCTCCAGGTTGAACGCCGCCCGACCGGCGGTACACGAATTATGATGTCGTTCGCCGCGGGTTAG
- a CDS encoding nuclear transport factor 2 family protein: protein MDDREQKLATLRAILEGFNAHDVDAILRHFSRDCVFESPRGPEPCGRRFEGIEEVHRGLSARFETIPDVRYDSHGDFVDGDRAVSEWTIRGTTTDGAAIEVRGCDIWTFAPDGRVAVKNSFWKIRDE, encoded by the coding sequence ATGGATGACCGGGAGCAGAAGCTGGCAACCCTCCGGGCGATTCTTGAGGGTTTCAACGCCCACGACGTGGACGCGATTCTGAGGCATTTCTCACGTGACTGCGTCTTTGAGTCGCCGCGCGGGCCTGAGCCGTGCGGCCGCCGGTTCGAGGGAATCGAGGAGGTCCACCGCGGGCTGTCGGCCCGCTTCGAGACGATCCCCGACGTCCGGTACGACAGCCATGGCGACTTCGTTGACGGCGACCGGGCCGTATCGGAGTGGACGATCCGCGGTACGACGACCGACGGCGCGGCCATCGAGGTCCGGGGCTGCGACATCTGGACGTTCGCGCCCGACGGCCGAGTCGCCGTCAAGAACTCCTTCTGGAAGATCCGCGACGAGTAG
- a CDS encoding MFS transporter — MNRPPVRLGLRENAAQFGLLVAVNAFVGAMVGLERSTLPLVGRQEFHLASSAAVLSFIVAFGLAKAFTNLGAGALAQRAGRRRLLIAGWAVALPVPLLIAVAPSWGWIVAANVLLGVNQGLAWSMTVVMKIDLVGPRRRGLALGLNEAAGYGGVALAAGLSGVMAAQFAARDVLVVASAVIAVTAFLLSVLFVRDTAAHVALEQSAHHTGTGGSPPRLREAFAQASYRVPALRSCSQAGLVNNLNDGLAWGLVPLFLAAHGAGAAQIGLVAAVYPAVWSVAQIATGHWSDSAGRKPLIVAGMLVQAGALAVLSLSAGSVAIATGTAALLGIGTALVYPTLIAAMSDAVSPVARAPVVGVYRFWRDMGYALGAIIAGGVADALGYGGAIAIVAGLTAASGLWVLRDMPADHQRRSEDAHSRFCRRPDAALPRGTEARQT, encoded by the coding sequence ATGAACCGGCCGCCGGTCCGTCTCGGTCTGCGCGAGAACGCCGCGCAGTTCGGGCTGCTGGTCGCCGTCAACGCGTTCGTCGGGGCGATGGTCGGCCTCGAGCGCTCGACGCTGCCGCTGGTCGGCCGCCAGGAGTTCCACTTGGCCTCCAGCGCCGCGGTGCTGTCGTTCATCGTCGCCTTCGGCCTCGCCAAGGCGTTCACGAACCTCGGCGCCGGTGCGCTTGCGCAGCGTGCCGGACGGCGGCGACTGCTGATCGCCGGCTGGGCCGTGGCGCTGCCCGTGCCACTGCTCATCGCGGTAGCCCCGAGCTGGGGCTGGATCGTCGCTGCCAACGTCCTGCTGGGCGTCAACCAGGGCCTGGCCTGGTCCATGACCGTGGTGATGAAGATCGACCTGGTCGGCCCCCGCCGGCGCGGGCTGGCGCTCGGCCTCAACGAGGCCGCCGGCTACGGCGGCGTCGCGCTGGCCGCCGGACTGAGCGGCGTGATGGCTGCCCAGTTTGCCGCGCGCGACGTACTGGTCGTCGCGAGCGCCGTGATCGCTGTGACCGCGTTCCTGCTCTCGGTGCTGTTCGTGCGCGACACCGCCGCGCACGTCGCGCTCGAACAGTCTGCCCACCACACCGGAACCGGCGGCAGCCCGCCGCGGTTGCGCGAGGCGTTCGCCCAGGCCAGCTACCGCGTCCCGGCGCTGCGGTCCTGCTCGCAAGCCGGCCTGGTCAACAACCTCAACGACGGCCTCGCCTGGGGACTTGTCCCGCTGTTCCTGGCCGCCCACGGCGCCGGCGCCGCCCAGATCGGCCTGGTCGCCGCGGTCTATCCCGCCGTGTGGAGCGTCGCCCAGATCGCGACCGGCCACTGGTCCGACAGCGCCGGACGCAAGCCGCTGATCGTCGCCGGCATGCTCGTCCAGGCCGGGGCGCTCGCGGTGCTGTCCCTCAGCGCAGGTTCGGTGGCGATCGCCACCGGCACCGCCGCGCTACTCGGGATCGGCACCGCGCTCGTCTACCCGACGCTGATCGCCGCCATGTCCGACGCGGTCTCTCCGGTCGCGCGCGCACCCGTCGTCGGGGTCTACCGCTTCTGGCGCGACATGGGCTACGCCCTAGGCGCGATCATCGCCGGCGGCGTCGCCGACGCGCTTGGCTACGGTGGCGCGATCGCCATCGTCGCGGGCCTGACGGCGGCCTCGGGCCTCTGGGTACTGCGCGACATGCCCGCGGATCATCAACGGCGTTCGGAGGACGCGCACTCTCGGTTTTGTCGGCGGCCCGACGCGGCGTTGCCCCGAGGAACAGAGGCCCGACAGACGTGA
- a CDS encoding MBL fold metallo-hydrolase, with amino-acid sequence MFFRQLLNDETACASYVLGCKTHGSLAVVEPHADLVDDYVALAESQGSAITAVFDTHVQADHVSGMVDLVSRTGATAYLPVGAGVDFDHRPMGDREVVVLGNVEVQAIATPGHAVAHHAYLVTDRTRADEPWFVLAGDALLVGDAGRPDLHAHGEHTVEGMARELYRSITQRLLTLSDDLLLYPSHYSGSVCGRGLSANPTSTIGFERRHNVALQHGDEDAFVKALVQDIPPRPERQAAIMAANRAGRPLADVA; translated from the coding sequence GTGTTCTTCCGCCAGCTGCTCAACGACGAGACCGCCTGTGCGTCCTACGTGCTCGGCTGCAAGACGCACGGCTCGTTGGCCGTCGTCGAGCCGCACGCCGATCTCGTCGACGACTACGTCGCGCTGGCCGAGTCGCAGGGCTCGGCGATCACGGCCGTCTTCGACACGCATGTCCAGGCCGATCACGTGTCGGGGATGGTGGACCTCGTCTCGCGCACCGGCGCGACCGCATACCTGCCCGTGGGCGCCGGCGTGGACTTCGACCATCGTCCGATGGGTGATCGGGAGGTCGTCGTGCTCGGCAACGTCGAGGTGCAGGCGATCGCGACGCCGGGCCACGCGGTCGCCCATCACGCCTATCTGGTCACCGATCGCACGCGCGCCGACGAGCCGTGGTTCGTGCTGGCCGGCGACGCGTTGCTGGTCGGCGACGCCGGGCGCCCCGACCTGCACGCCCACGGCGAGCACACCGTCGAGGGGATGGCGCGGGAGCTGTACCGCTCGATCACCCAGCGGCTGCTGACACTGTCCGACGACCTGCTGCTGTACCCCTCGCACTACTCCGGCTCGGTCTGCGGCCGCGGCCTGTCGGCCAACCCCACCTCGACGATCGGCTTCGAGCGCCGCCACAACGTCGCACTCCAGCACGGCGACGAGGACGCGTTCGTGAAGGCCTTGGTGCAGGACATTCCGCCGCGGCCCGAGCGGCAGGCCGCGATCATGGCCGCCAACCGGGCCGGGCGCCCGCTCGCCGACGTGGCATGA
- a CDS encoding ArsR/SmtB family transcription factor, with translation MSSRVEKTALFEAIALMGKAFASPRRLELLDLLAQAPRTVDELARASDQSTANTSQHLQALHAAGLVTRAREGTSVRYALAGDEVLALWLSLRQTSVAQLAEVERAAGEYLGEHVEAIGRDELIARLRRGEVIVIDVRPPEEFAAGHIDGARSIPIDELRDRLAELPADREVVAYCRGPFCAYAHEAVRQLRAAGRDARRLQEGWPEWRLAAQRRTHQRAA, from the coding sequence ATGAGTTCCCGAGTCGAGAAGACCGCGCTGTTCGAGGCCATCGCGCTGATGGGCAAGGCGTTCGCCAGTCCCCGGCGCCTCGAGTTGCTGGATCTCCTGGCCCAGGCGCCGCGGACCGTCGATGAGCTGGCCAGGGCCAGCGATCAGTCGACGGCCAACACGTCGCAGCACCTGCAGGCGCTGCACGCCGCCGGTCTCGTCACTCGAGCGCGCGAGGGCACAAGCGTGCGCTATGCGCTGGCCGGCGACGAGGTTCTGGCCCTCTGGCTCTCGCTTCGGCAGACCTCCGTCGCACAGCTGGCCGAGGTCGAGCGGGCGGCAGGCGAGTACCTCGGCGAGCACGTCGAGGCGATCGGCCGCGACGAGCTGATCGCCCGTCTACGTCGCGGCGAGGTCATCGTCATCGACGTCCGGCCACCCGAGGAGTTCGCGGCCGGCCACATCGACGGTGCCCGCTCGATCCCGATCGACGAGCTGCGCGACCGGCTGGCCGAACTTCCCGCCGATCGCGAGGTCGTGGCCTACTGCCGCGGCCCGTTCTGCGCCTACGCCCATGAGGCGGTGCGCCAGCTGCGTGCTGCCGGCCGTGACGCCAGACGCCTCCAGGAAGGCTGGCCCGAGTGGCGGCTCGCGGCCCAACGGCGAACGCACCAGCGAGCCGCCTGA
- a CDS encoding methyltransferase domain-containing protein encodes MSSDDIPVDVDVLRDEIRKTYTDVSTDQSKDYIFPTGRSWAQALGYPEPELSRVPDATVESFAGVANHWALGRIETAEVVLDLGCGAGTDLLIAAQMTGSTGRVIGVDMTTTMLARARQSATEMGVDNVELHESLIESLPLPDASVDVVISNGVIDLVPDKDAVLDEIDRVLRPGGRLQLADVIIHHEVSEDARKRIDLWTGUIAGALLEGEHARLLVQRAYTHITQGDLVDTYARSAFEDTRRKAAKFGAMGSTIRAIKPRH; translated from the coding sequence ATGAGCTCAGACGACATTCCCGTTGATGTCGATGTCCTGCGCGACGAGATCCGCAAGACCTACACCGATGTCTCCACCGACCAGTCCAAGGACTACATCTTCCCCACCGGGCGCAGCTGGGCGCAAGCGCTCGGGTACCCCGAGCCGGAGCTGTCGCGGGTCCCGGACGCCACGGTGGAGAGCTTCGCCGGGGTCGCCAACCACTGGGCGCTGGGACGGATCGAGACCGCAGAGGTCGTCCTGGACCTCGGCTGCGGCGCAGGCACCGACCTGCTGATCGCGGCCCAGATGACCGGCTCAACGGGGCGAGTCATCGGCGTCGACATGACCACGACGATGCTCGCCCGCGCCCGGCAGAGCGCCACCGAGATGGGCGTCGACAACGTCGAGCTTCACGAGTCGCTGATCGAGTCGCTGCCACTGCCCGACGCATCGGTCGACGTCGTGATCTCCAACGGTGTCATCGACCTGGTCCCCGACAAGGACGCGGTGCTCGACGAGATCGACCGCGTCCTACGGCCCGGCGGCCGGCTGCAACTGGCCGACGTGATCATCCACCACGAGGTCTCCGAGGACGCCCGCAAGCGCATCGACCTCTGGACGGGCTGAATCGCCGGCGCGTTGCTCGAGGGCGAGCACGCGCGCCTGCTGGTCCAGCGGGCCTACACCCACATCACCCAGGGCGACCTCGTCGACACCTACGCGCGCTCGGCCTTCGAGGACACCCGCCGCAAGGCGGCCAAGTTCGGGGCGATGGGCTCCACGATCCGCGCCATCAAGCCACGTCACTGA
- a CDS encoding DsrE family protein — MASNGRVVVGCTHGEEDPDRVAVSYLTAVAALDQGKDVVMWLSVDGVRLGLRGYADRIRAGQEPPIERLHGQFIEKGGRFFVCPICFRERELDQAELVDGAELKGATPLMEFVGDGATTFNY, encoded by the coding sequence ATGGCAAGCAACGGACGGGTCGTCGTCGGCTGCACGCACGGCGAGGAGGACCCCGACCGCGTCGCTGTCTCCTACCTGACCGCCGTCGCCGCCCTCGACCAGGGCAAGGACGTCGTCATGTGGCTCAGCGTCGATGGCGTGCGGCTCGGCCTGCGTGGCTACGCCGACCGCATTCGCGCCGGCCAGGAGCCGCCGATCGAACGTCTGCACGGTCAGTTCATCGAGAAGGGCGGCCGGTTCTTCGTCTGCCCCATCTGCTTCCGCGAGCGTGAGCTCGACCAAGCCGAACTCGTCGACGGGGCCGAGCTCAAAGGCGCCACGCCGCTGATGGAGTTCGTCGGCGACGGCGCCACGACGTTCAACTACTGA